One region of Xylanimonas ulmi genomic DNA includes:
- a CDS encoding GMC family oxidoreductase: protein MERPPGEESFDYDVVVVGSGFGGSVAALRLTEKGYRVGVLEAGRRFADDEFARNSWHVRSFLWAPALGCFGIQRVRLLRNVLVLAGAGVGGGSLVYANTLYRPLDPFFTDPAWAHVTDWRDELAPYYDQAERMLGATRFPGHTPADGVMREVAQRMGVGETFRYANVGVFFGPDGSQTPGRTAPDPYFGGAGPERTGCTQCGECMTGCRHGAKNTLVKNYLYLAERAGAQVHALTTVTAVVPLPGGEGFAVETRRTGRLGPRRRITARQVVLAAGTLGTQSLLHAMRDTGRLPHLSDRLGHLTRTNSEALLGAMTPPSGPRTRQGDRDRTAPDYSQGVAITSSFYPDPATHVEPVRYGRRSNLMGLLQTVLVDGVGPGQGPRWRRWLAELWRQRRALPAILDLRRWSQRTVIALVMQARDNSLTTFTRRGPLGRRLTSRQGTGAPNPTWIPQAHDAVRRMAAVMGGYAGGSLGDPFDIPMTAHILGGCTIGATAGDGVIDPYHRVHGYPGLHVVDGSAVTANLGVNPSLTITAQAERAFALWPNRGQADPRPAPGAPYTRLAPVAPASPVVPVTAPAALRLPIVGIRHP, encoded by the coding sequence ATGGAGCGCCCCCCGGGTGAGGAGAGCTTCGACTACGACGTGGTGGTGGTCGGCTCGGGGTTTGGTGGGTCGGTCGCCGCCCTGCGGCTGACCGAGAAGGGCTACCGGGTCGGCGTGCTGGAGGCGGGACGCCGGTTCGCCGACGACGAGTTCGCCCGCAACTCGTGGCACGTGCGCTCGTTCCTGTGGGCGCCGGCGCTCGGGTGCTTTGGCATCCAGCGCGTTCGGCTGTTGCGCAACGTGCTGGTGCTCGCGGGCGCCGGGGTGGGCGGCGGCTCGCTGGTCTACGCCAACACGCTGTACCGCCCGCTCGACCCGTTCTTCACCGACCCCGCCTGGGCCCACGTGACCGACTGGAGGGACGAGCTCGCCCCCTACTACGACCAGGCCGAGCGCATGCTGGGCGCGACCCGGTTCCCGGGCCACACCCCCGCCGACGGGGTCATGCGGGAGGTCGCCCAGCGCATGGGCGTGGGGGAGACGTTCCGGTACGCGAACGTCGGCGTGTTCTTCGGCCCCGACGGATCGCAGACGCCGGGGCGCACCGCGCCCGACCCGTACTTCGGCGGCGCGGGGCCCGAGCGCACCGGATGCACGCAGTGCGGGGAGTGCATGACCGGCTGCCGGCACGGGGCCAAGAACACACTCGTGAAGAACTACCTCTACCTCGCCGAGCGCGCGGGGGCGCAGGTCCACGCGCTGACCACCGTCACGGCCGTCGTCCCGCTGCCGGGGGGCGAGGGGTTCGCCGTCGAGACCCGACGCACCGGGCGTCTGGGGCCGCGCCGCCGCATCACTGCGCGGCAGGTCGTCCTCGCGGCCGGCACGCTCGGCACACAGTCGCTGCTGCACGCGATGCGCGACACCGGGCGTCTGCCGCATCTGTCCGATCGGCTCGGGCACTTGACCCGCACCAACTCCGAGGCGCTGCTCGGCGCGATGACGCCGCCCAGCGGGCCGCGGACGCGGCAGGGCGACCGCGACCGCACGGCCCCGGACTACTCACAGGGCGTCGCCATCACGTCGTCGTTCTACCCGGACCCGGCCACGCACGTGGAGCCGGTGCGCTACGGGCGGCGCTCGAACCTCATGGGTCTGCTGCAGACGGTGCTGGTCGACGGCGTGGGTCCGGGCCAGGGGCCGCGGTGGCGGCGTTGGCTGGCCGAGCTGTGGCGGCAACGCCGGGCGCTGCCCGCCATCCTCGACCTGCGGCGGTGGTCGCAGCGCACGGTCATCGCGCTCGTCATGCAGGCGCGCGACAACTCGCTGACGACCTTCACCCGGCGCGGCCCGCTCGGGCGGCGGCTGACGTCCCGGCAGGGGACAGGCGCCCCCAATCCGACGTGGATCCCGCAGGCGCACGACGCCGTGCGCCGGATGGCCGCCGTCATGGGCGGGTATGCCGGCGGCTCGCTCGGCGACCCGTTCGACATCCCGATGACGGCGCACATCCTCGGTGGGTGCACCATCGGCGCCACCGCCGGCGACGGCGTCATCGACCCGTACCACCGCGTGCACGGATATCCCGGGCTGCACGTGGTGGACGGCTCGGCGGTGACCGCGAACCTGGGCGTCAACCCGTCGCTGACGATCACCGCGCAGGCCGAGCGGGCGTTCGCGCTGTGGCCCAACCGGGGACAGGCCGATCCGCGCCCCGCCCCCGGCGCCCCGTACACCCGGCTCGCCCCGGTCGCCCCGGCCTCACCCGTGGTTCCAGTGACCGCCCCGGCGGCCCTCCGGCTCCCGATCGTCGGGATCCGCCACCCCTGA
- the sucB gene encoding 2-oxoglutarate dehydrogenase, E2 component, dihydrolipoamide succinyltransferase, translating into MSENVQLPALGESVTEGTVTRWLKQVGDTVAVDEPLLEVSTDKVDTEIPSPVAGVLEQILVEEDETVEVGATLAVIGDGSGAGSAPAAPAAEPVAAPAEPVAPVAVAPEAAAPAAPAPAAPAPAAPSGEGTEVTLPALGESVTEGTVTRWLKAVGESVEVDEPLLEVSTDKVDTEIPSPVAGTVQQILVNEDDTVAVGAVLAIVGSGAPAPAAPAPVPAAPAAPAPAPVAAAAAPAAPAPAAPAPAAPAPAAPAPAAPAPAAPAPAAPAPAADGKSYLTPLVRKLAADKGVDVATIVGTGVGGRIRKEDVLAAAERAAAAAAPAPVAATAPAAAPAAPAAKAPSIPAPSPLRGTTEKMTRLRKIVAERMVEALHTQAQLTTVVEVDVTKVAKLRARAKESFKAREGANLTFLPFYALAAVEALKAFPKINASIDPEKGEITYHASENVGIAVDTERGLVVPVIKNAGDLNLAGLARQIGDLGARTRANKVGPDELSGATFTITNTGSGGALIDTPIVPGGQVAILGTGTITKKPAVITVDGEETIAIRQFAYLFLSYDHRLVDGADAARFLTAVKARIEEGAFEAEVGI; encoded by the coding sequence ATGTCTGAGAACGTGCAGCTGCCCGCACTGGGCGAGTCCGTCACCGAAGGCACCGTCACCCGCTGGCTCAAGCAGGTCGGCGACACCGTCGCAGTCGACGAGCCGCTGCTCGAGGTCTCCACCGACAAGGTCGACACCGAGATCCCCTCGCCCGTCGCGGGTGTGCTCGAGCAGATCCTGGTCGAGGAGGACGAGACGGTCGAGGTCGGCGCGACGCTGGCCGTCATCGGCGACGGGTCGGGCGCAGGGTCCGCCCCCGCCGCCCCGGCCGCCGAGCCCGTCGCGGCTCCGGCCGAGCCCGTGGCTCCGGTCGCCGTAGCGCCCGAGGCTGCGGCCCCCGCCGCCCCCGCGCCCGCCGCTCCTGCGCCCGCCGCCCCTTCCGGCGAGGGCACCGAGGTCACGCTCCCCGCGCTGGGCGAGTCGGTCACCGAGGGCACGGTCACGCGCTGGCTCAAGGCTGTCGGCGAGAGCGTCGAGGTCGACGAGCCGCTGCTCGAGGTCTCCACCGACAAGGTCGACACCGAGATCCCCTCGCCTGTGGCGGGCACCGTGCAGCAGATCCTCGTCAACGAGGACGACACGGTCGCCGTCGGCGCAGTTCTGGCGATCGTCGGCTCAGGCGCCCCGGCGCCTGCGGCCCCCGCGCCCGTTCCGGCGGCTCCGGCCGCGCCCGCCCCGGCTCCCGTCGCTGCCGCAGCCGCGCCCGCCGCCCCGGCTCCCGCAGCGCCCGCTCCCGCAGCGCCCGCTCCCGCAGCGCCCGCTCCCGCAGCGCCCGCTCCCGCAGCGCCCGCTCCCGCAGCGCCCGCTCCCGCAGCGGACGGCAAGTCCTACCTGACCCCGCTGGTGCGCAAGCTCGCCGCGGACAAGGGCGTCGACGTGGCCACGATCGTGGGCACCGGCGTCGGCGGGCGCATCCGCAAGGAGGATGTGCTCGCGGCAGCCGAGAGGGCCGCGGCCGCCGCGGCGCCCGCCCCCGTCGCCGCCACCGCTCCGGCCGCCGCGCCCGCCGCCCCGGCGGCCAAGGCCCCGTCGATCCCGGCGCCGTCGCCGTTGCGCGGCACCACCGAGAAGATGACGCGCCTGCGCAAGATCGTGGCCGAGCGCATGGTCGAGGCCCTGCACACGCAGGCGCAGCTGACCACCGTGGTCGAGGTCGACGTCACCAAGGTCGCCAAGCTGCGCGCGCGGGCCAAGGAGTCCTTCAAGGCGCGCGAGGGCGCGAACCTGACGTTCCTGCCGTTCTACGCGCTGGCCGCCGTCGAGGCGCTCAAGGCGTTCCCGAAGATCAACGCCTCGATCGACCCCGAGAAGGGTGAGATCACCTACCACGCGTCGGAGAACGTCGGCATCGCCGTCGACACCGAGCGCGGTCTGGTGGTCCCGGTCATCAAGAACGCGGGCGACCTGAACCTGGCGGGCCTCGCCCGCCAGATCGGCGACCTCGGCGCCCGTACCCGCGCCAACAAGGTCGGCCCGGACGAGCTGTCGGGCGCGACCTTCACCATCACCAACACGGGCTCGGGGGGCGCGCTCATCGACACCCCGATCGTCCCGGGCGGCCAGGTCGCGATCCTGGGCACCGGCACGATCACCAAGAAGCCCGCGGTGATCACGGTCGACGGCGAGGAGACGATCGCGATCCGCCAGTTCGCCTACCTGTTCCTGTCCTACGACCACCGCCTGGTCGACGGCGCGGACGCGGCCCGCTTCCTCACTGCGGTCAAGGCCCGCATCGAGGAGGGCGCGTTCGAGGCCGAGGTCGGCATCTGA
- a CDS encoding leucyl aminopeptidase has protein sequence MADLTLSGKNPTALKVDALVVGTCKTSDGPAIVADQLPASLVRQIETLAPQLGVTGARDEVRKLPAGDGVKASVLVLSGLGEREADGTFAAETLRRAAGAAVREVAGTTSVAIALPTATEDDLTAVVEGALLGAYAHTAYRTGDAAAKKAPVASIEVLTPFVRSARAKAAVERAHVVAAAVHGARDLVNTPPNHLFPAAFAEAAKTAVKDLGAKGVKVTVLDERQLAAGGYGGIVGVGQGSARPPRLVKLAYSPAKASARVALVGKGITFDTGGISLKPPAGMHAMTSDMSGAAAVLHTVVAAARLGLPVAVTGYLCLAENMPGGNAQRPGDVVTIRGGKTVEITNTDAEGRLVMADGLVSAVEDGHDVVLDIATLTGAQVVALGNRVSGVMGDDDVRDAVKAAADAAGESFWPMPMPEELKAGLKSNVADMVNSASDRAGGMLFAATFLKEFVGQTPWGHLDIAGPAFNEKTAFGYTPVGGTGVGVRTLLAYLEDGAR, from the coding sequence GTGGCTGACCTCACCCTCTCCGGAAAGAACCCGACCGCACTGAAGGTCGACGCGCTCGTCGTCGGGACGTGCAAGACCTCCGACGGACCGGCGATCGTCGCCGACCAGCTCCCGGCGAGCCTGGTGCGCCAGATCGAGACGTTGGCGCCGCAGCTCGGCGTCACGGGCGCGCGCGACGAGGTGCGCAAACTGCCCGCGGGCGACGGCGTCAAGGCCTCGGTGCTGGTGCTCAGCGGGTTGGGCGAGCGTGAGGCCGACGGGACGTTCGCCGCCGAGACCCTGCGCCGCGCCGCGGGCGCCGCCGTGCGCGAGGTCGCGGGGACGACGTCGGTCGCGATCGCTCTGCCGACCGCGACCGAGGACGACCTGACCGCCGTCGTCGAGGGCGCCCTGCTGGGCGCCTACGCCCATACCGCCTACCGCACGGGCGACGCGGCGGCGAAGAAGGCGCCGGTGGCCTCGATCGAGGTGCTGACCCCGTTCGTGCGGTCGGCGCGCGCCAAGGCCGCCGTCGAGCGCGCCCACGTGGTGGCCGCCGCGGTCCACGGGGCGCGCGACCTGGTCAACACCCCGCCGAACCACCTGTTCCCGGCCGCGTTCGCCGAAGCCGCCAAGACCGCGGTCAAGGACCTCGGCGCCAAGGGCGTGAAGGTCACCGTGCTCGACGAGAGGCAGCTCGCCGCGGGCGGCTACGGCGGCATCGTGGGCGTGGGCCAGGGGTCGGCGCGCCCGCCGCGCCTGGTCAAGCTCGCCTACTCCCCCGCCAAGGCGTCCGCGCGCGTGGCCCTCGTGGGCAAGGGCATCACGTTCGACACGGGCGGCATCTCGCTCAAGCCGCCGGCCGGCATGCACGCCATGACGTCGGATATGTCGGGGGCGGCCGCGGTGCTGCACACCGTCGTCGCGGCGGCCCGGCTGGGCCTGCCGGTCGCCGTCACGGGGTACCTGTGCCTCGCCGAGAACATGCCGGGCGGCAACGCCCAGCGTCCCGGCGACGTCGTGACGATCCGCGGCGGCAAGACCGTCGAGATCACCAACACCGACGCGGAGGGCCGGCTCGTCATGGCCGACGGGCTCGTCTCGGCCGTCGAGGACGGCCACGACGTCGTCCTCGACATCGCCACGCTCACCGGCGCGCAGGTCGTCGCGCTCGGCAACCGCGTGTCGGGCGTGATGGGCGACGACGACGTGCGCGACGCCGTCAAGGCCGCGGCGGACGCCGCGGGCGAGTCGTTCTGGCCCATGCCCATGCCCGAGGAGCTCAAGGCGGGGCTCAAGTCGAACGTGGCCGACATGGTCAACTCGGCGTCCGACCGGGCGGGCGGCATGCTGTTCGCCGCGACGTTCCTCAAGGAGTTCGTCGGCCAGACGCCGTGGGGCCACCTCGACATCGCCGGTCCGGCGTTCAACGAGAAGACGGCGTTCGGGTACACCCCTGTGGGCGGCACCGGGGTCGGTGTGCGCACGCTGCTCGCCTACCTCGAAGACGGTGCGAGGTGA
- a CDS encoding quinone-dependent dihydroorotate dehydrogenase produces the protein MDPEAAHGLAFRWIGLAGRVPVLRDVVQGALAPYLGRGLGGPGSVETLGRTYAAPFGLAGGFDKDARAVRGLTMLGFAYVEVGTITPRPQPGNEPPRMFRELDLRALRNRMGFNNAGAHAAAASLRRLRSTSAGRQLRIGVNIGKNKTTPAKDAAEDYALCARVLAPYADYLVVNVSSPNTPGLRDLQTTAELRPILTAARAAADAATSAAGLPRVPLLVKIAPDLADEDVDAVADLVLDLGLDGVAAVNTTIGHNLGPGGLSGPPLLARGLEVVSRLRARLGEGPAIIGSGGITTPDDARAYLRAGANLIQGYTGFIYEGPFWAARLNRTLVADARRGR, from the coding sequence ATGGACCCGGAGGCGGCGCACGGCCTCGCCTTCCGGTGGATCGGCCTGGCGGGCCGCGTGCCCGTGCTGCGCGACGTCGTCCAAGGTGCGCTCGCGCCCTACCTCGGCCGCGGTCTGGGCGGCCCCGGCAGCGTCGAGACGCTCGGGCGCACCTACGCGGCCCCGTTCGGCCTGGCGGGCGGCTTCGACAAGGATGCGCGCGCCGTGCGCGGCCTGACGATGCTCGGCTTCGCGTACGTCGAGGTCGGCACCATCACCCCGCGCCCGCAGCCGGGCAACGAGCCGCCCCGCATGTTCCGCGAGCTCGACCTGCGCGCGCTGCGCAACCGCATGGGCTTCAACAACGCGGGCGCGCACGCCGCCGCGGCGTCCCTGCGACGCCTGCGCTCGACGTCTGCGGGCCGTCAGCTGCGCATCGGCGTCAACATCGGCAAGAACAAGACGACCCCGGCCAAGGACGCGGCCGAGGACTACGCTCTGTGCGCGCGCGTGCTCGCCCCCTACGCCGACTACCTCGTCGTCAACGTCTCCTCGCCCAACACGCCCGGGCTGCGCGACCTGCAGACCACGGCCGAGCTGCGCCCCATCCTGACCGCGGCGCGCGCTGCGGCCGACGCCGCGACGAGCGCCGCGGGCCTGCCCCGCGTCCCGCTGCTGGTGAAGATCGCTCCGGACCTCGCCGACGAGGACGTCGACGCCGTCGCCGACCTCGTGCTCGACCTCGGCCTCGACGGGGTCGCGGCGGTCAACACGACCATCGGGCACAACCTGGGCCCCGGGGGTCTGTCCGGCCCGCCGCTGCTGGCCCGTGGGCTGGAGGTCGTCTCGCGGCTGCGCGCCCGACTGGGCGAGGGCCCGGCGATCATCGGCTCGGGAGGCATCACGACGCCCGACGATGCGCGCGCCTACCTGCGCGCCGGCGCCAACCTGATCCAGGGCTACACCGGGTTCATCTACGAGGGCCCGTTCTGGGCCGCGCGGCTCAACCGCACGCTCGTCGCCGACGCGAGGCGAGGACGGTGA
- a CDS encoding PLP-dependent aminotransferase family protein gives MTPPPAQRDLSPAAAVRLLGAWRAGGPAYAALADALRQSVLAGSLAPHTRLPSEREFAAALGVSRATTTAAYRRLREAGFAVSRTGSGTVAVLPRPATPAASEPGGDAPAPGAETLPDDGVDLSQATPPAPPELHGAFARALEALPAYLGRGGYEPFGVPALRAAIADRYTERGAATSPEQILVTTGAQHAIALLAGSLLRPREAVVVQDPTYVHAIEALRRGGARLVGVPCPADAALDVELFASTLRRSRPRLAYLIPDFHNPTGLTLTAAERQAVRAAAERYGVTVLGDETLSELALDAPDGAPASDADVPPSLAGDGTSPYVVTVGSASKAFWGGLRIGWVRAHPDVVARLARERGSLDIASPLLDQLAVVELLAQRAEVLSGRRASLRAQRDVLVDGLRAALPWDVPRPAGGLSVWPSLRAPLGQAFAAAAAAEGVLVNAGPTFSALASGADRVRLTFTRPTADLERALPRLVRAWERVSG, from the coding sequence GTGACGCCCCCACCCGCGCAGCGCGATCTGTCCCCCGCGGCGGCCGTGCGGCTGCTCGGCGCCTGGCGCGCGGGCGGCCCCGCTTACGCGGCGCTCGCCGACGCGCTGCGCCAGTCGGTGCTCGCCGGGTCGCTCGCTCCCCACACCCGCCTGCCGAGCGAGCGCGAGTTCGCCGCGGCATTGGGCGTCTCGCGCGCGACGACGACGGCGGCCTACCGCCGCCTGCGTGAGGCCGGCTTCGCGGTCTCGCGCACCGGGTCGGGCACGGTCGCGGTGCTCCCCCGCCCGGCCACGCCCGCCGCGAGCGAGCCCGGCGGTGACGCCCCCGCACCCGGCGCCGAGACGCTGCCGGACGACGGCGTCGACCTCTCGCAGGCGACGCCCCCCGCGCCGCCCGAACTGCACGGCGCCTTCGCCCGCGCGCTTGAGGCGCTGCCCGCCTACCTCGGGCGCGGGGGCTACGAGCCGTTCGGTGTGCCCGCCCTGCGGGCCGCGATCGCTGATCGCTACACCGAGCGCGGCGCCGCGACCTCGCCCGAGCAGATCCTCGTCACGACGGGCGCCCAGCACGCGATCGCCCTGCTCGCGGGAAGCCTCCTGCGCCCGCGCGAGGCCGTCGTCGTGCAGGACCCGACCTACGTGCACGCGATCGAGGCGCTGCGCCGCGGCGGTGCGCGTCTTGTCGGCGTGCCGTGTCCCGCGGACGCAGCGCTCGACGTCGAGTTGTTCGCCTCCACGCTGCGCCGGTCACGCCCCCGCCTGGCCTACCTCATCCCCGATTTCCACAACCCGACGGGCCTGACGCTCACAGCCGCGGAGCGCCAGGCCGTGCGCGCGGCTGCCGAGCGGTACGGCGTCACGGTGTTGGGCGACGAGACGCTCAGCGAGCTCGCGCTCGACGCTCCCGACGGCGCCCCGGCGAGCGACGCCGACGTGCCGCCGTCACTCGCGGGCGACGGCACGAGCCCGTATGTGGTCACCGTGGGGTCGGCGTCCAAGGCGTTCTGGGGCGGGCTGCGGATCGGCTGGGTGCGCGCACACCCCGACGTCGTCGCGCGGCTGGCGCGTGAGCGCGGATCGCTCGACATCGCCTCACCGCTGCTCGACCAGCTCGCGGTCGTCGAGCTGCTGGCACAGCGCGCCGAGGTGCTCTCGGGTCGCCGCGCGAGCCTGCGCGCGCAGCGCGACGTCCTGGTCGACGGGCTGCGCGCCGCGCTGCCCTGGGACGTGCCGCGCCCAGCCGGAGGGTTGAGCGTGTGGCCCTCGTTGCGCGCGCCGCTGGGTCAGGCGTTCGCCGCGGCGGCCGCCGCCGAGGGGGTCCTGGTCAACGCGGGGCCCACCTTCTCCGCCCTCGCCAGCGGCGCCGACCGCGTCCGGCTCACATTCACCCGCCCGACGGCGGACCTGGAGCGCGCGCTGCCGCGGCTCGTGCGCGCCTGGGAGCGCGTGTCTGGGTGA
- a CDS encoding YczE/YyaS/YitT family protein → MGAVTSTDHPAEPTTTQPRRAPRTQGARRGVPLILGLLAYALSMALMLHAGQGGMPWDVLHQGIVRRTGLAYGPVVVVASVLVLLAWIPLRQRPGVGTVANVVVIGASVDPFLALLERVAPHPALVAQVALALAGIALNGVATAAYIGSRFGPGPRDGLMTGLVARTRLSVRVVKTAIEVTVVLLGWALGGTFGWATVAYALGVGPVVQLAARRLAPSMTAHP, encoded by the coding sequence ATGGGCGCCGTGACAAGCACCGATCACCCGGCCGAGCCCACGACGACTCAGCCCCGCCGAGCCCCGCGCACTCAGGGCGCACGTCGCGGCGTCCCACTCATCCTCGGCCTGCTCGCCTACGCGCTGTCGATGGCCCTCATGCTGCACGCCGGGCAGGGCGGCATGCCCTGGGACGTGCTCCACCAGGGGATCGTGCGGCGCACGGGGCTGGCGTATGGGCCCGTCGTCGTCGTCGCGAGCGTTCTCGTGCTGCTCGCGTGGATCCCGCTGCGCCAGCGCCCCGGAGTGGGAACGGTCGCGAACGTCGTCGTCATCGGCGCTTCGGTGGACCCGTTCCTCGCCCTCCTGGAGCGGGTGGCGCCGCATCCAGCGCTCGTCGCTCAGGTGGCACTGGCGCTCGCGGGCATCGCGCTCAACGGCGTCGCGACCGCGGCCTACATCGGCTCACGGTTCGGACCCGGCCCACGCGACGGGCTCATGACCGGGCTCGTGGCCCGCACGCGCCTCTCGGTGCGGGTCGTCAAGACGGCGATTGAGGTCACCGTCGTGCTGCTCGGGTGGGCGCTGGGCGGCACGTTCGGCTGGGCGACGGTCGCCTATGCGCTGGGTGTCGGCCCCGTCGTCCAGCTCGCGGCCCGCCGCCTGGCCCCGTCGATGACCGCACACCCCTGA
- a CDS encoding aldo/keto reductase family protein yields MVNYRYLGNSGLKISEITYGNWLTHGSQVENDVATACVRAALDAGITSFDTADVYANTKAEQVLGDALKGQRRESLEIFTKVYWTTGPGGPNDSGLSRKHIMESINGSLRRLGTDYVDLYQAHRYDTETPLEETMQAFADVVRQGKALYIGVSEWTADQLRAGHALAKELGLQLISSQPQYSMLWRVIEDKVVPASRELGVSQIVWSPVAQGVLTGKYVPGQPLPAGSRATDAKGGANMIGRFMNDDVLTRVQGLRPIADELGLTMAQLAVAWVLQNDNVAAALVGASRPEQVAENVKASGVTIPADLLARIDDVLGDVVERDPAMTAENAPRHRPS; encoded by the coding sequence ATGGTCAACTACCGGTACCTCGGCAACAGCGGTCTGAAGATCTCGGAGATCACCTACGGCAACTGGCTGACGCACGGCTCGCAGGTCGAGAACGACGTCGCCACCGCGTGCGTGCGCGCCGCCCTCGACGCGGGCATCACGTCGTTCGACACCGCCGACGTCTACGCCAACACCAAGGCCGAGCAGGTGCTCGGCGACGCGCTCAAGGGCCAGCGCCGCGAGTCGTTGGAGATCTTCACGAAGGTCTACTGGACCACCGGCCCCGGCGGCCCCAACGACTCAGGGCTGTCGCGCAAGCACATCATGGAGTCGATCAACGGATCGCTGCGGCGCCTGGGCACCGACTACGTCGACCTCTACCAGGCCCACCGCTACGACACCGAGACGCCGCTCGAGGAGACGATGCAGGCGTTCGCCGACGTCGTGCGCCAGGGCAAGGCGCTGTACATCGGCGTCTCGGAGTGGACCGCCGACCAGCTGCGCGCAGGGCACGCGCTGGCCAAGGAGCTCGGCCTCCAGCTCATCTCCTCCCAGCCGCAGTACTCGATGCTGTGGCGCGTCATCGAGGACAAGGTCGTGCCGGCCTCGCGCGAGCTGGGCGTCTCGCAGATCGTCTGGTCGCCCGTGGCGCAGGGCGTGCTGACCGGCAAGTACGTGCCGGGCCAGCCGCTGCCCGCCGGCTCGCGCGCCACCGACGCCAAGGGCGGCGCGAACATGATCGGCCGCTTCATGAACGACGACGTGCTCACGCGCGTGCAGGGACTGCGACCCATCGCCGACGAGCTCGGCCTGACCATGGCCCAGCTCGCGGTCGCGTGGGTGCTGCAGAACGACAACGTGGCGGCCGCGCTCGTCGGCGCCTCGCGACCCGAGCAGGTCGCCGAGAACGTCAAGGCGTCGGGCGTGACGATCCCGGCCGACCTGCTGGCGCGCATCGACGACGTGCTCGGCGACGTCGTCGAGCGCGACCCGGCCATGACGGCCGAGAACGCCCCCCGCCACCGCCCCAGCTGA
- a CDS encoding DUF3043 domain-containing protein, translated as MFSRNKRSPDATDAAAQAAEIERAGAVGKGHPTPKRSVAEAANKRPLVPSDRKSAAREAKVKQRETRARAYEGMQRGEERYLPARDKGAQRRYVRDHVDARWNVGEYFLPVAFVFIILNFAIARFGPTLAFVILVALYVVVLVAIADAVIMWYRLKGKLKAKFGEVERGTAWYAGMRAFQIRRSRMPRPNFKQHGVWPQ; from the coding sequence GTGTTCTCCCGCAACAAGCGATCCCCCGACGCCACCGACGCCGCCGCACAGGCCGCCGAGATCGAGCGCGCCGGCGCCGTCGGCAAGGGCCACCCCACGCCCAAGCGTTCGGTGGCCGAGGCCGCCAACAAGCGCCCCCTCGTGCCGAGCGACCGCAAGAGCGCCGCCCGCGAGGCGAAGGTGAAGCAGCGCGAGACCCGCGCGCGGGCGTACGAGGGCATGCAGCGCGGCGAGGAGCGGTACCTACCGGCCCGCGACAAGGGCGCGCAGCGCCGCTATGTGCGTGACCACGTCGACGCGCGCTGGAACGTCGGCGAGTACTTCCTGCCCGTCGCGTTCGTGTTCATCATCCTGAACTTCGCCATCGCGCGGTTCGGCCCGACCTTGGCGTTCGTCATTCTCGTGGCGCTCTATGTGGTCGTGCTCGTGGCGATCGCCGACGCGGTCATCATGTGGTACCGCCTCAAGGGCAAGCTCAAGGCGAAGTTCGGCGAGGTCGAGCGCGGCACCGCCTGGTATGCGGGGATGCGCGCGTTCCAGATCCGCCGCTCGCGCATGCCGCGGCCGAACTTCAAGCAGCACGGCGTCTGGCCCCAGTGA